The genomic interval TTGGTGTTAATGCAGGATATGTCAACCTGCTTGGCACGAAGTAGGTAAACTTATTTTGGCTGTACCTTCACACGATTCCCCAACTACCGAGCATTCTGTGAGTAGCTTTAATCTTCCAAAGATCTTTCCATTCCTTGTGTTAAGCATTGGCTAATCCTAAATTCTATGCTAAATTTTCTCTGCGGTTAAAACTTTAGTGTCAGATTGCAGTATTCTAGAGTGCAGATGATCCCTCTTGAAGTACTCACTGTAAGTGCTGTTACtccttaaatgaaaaaatagcatGCTGTGAAATGCTGATACCAGGTAACACTGACTTGGAATATTAAGCACACTAAATAGCGACTCAGCTTGTTTGGTGAACGCTTCTTATTTTCCCAGAAAAGTTTGGGGGTTGTTAACATGCTACAACAATGAATTGCTATTCAGGAAATTCCGAATTGGCAGTTTGTAAACTGTGGACCAAGTATTTGGGAGTACTTGTATTGGATACTTAGTTTAAAAATCAGCAGTACTGATGCAATTTGCTTTATTGAAGTAGTATTAAATAATGCATATGTTTTCTGGAGGGTGTTCATGGGACACCCGCAAAAGGTGAAGGTGTCCTAGATGGGGAATTCTGAACGTgaacattaaattaattttttcagtttatttttcagattacATGTCATTCTTTATTAAAGAGATGCTGGTGCATATCCTAAAGTATGTTCTTTTGTAGTTCTGTAACTTGGAAGAGTGAAGGATGCTGATGTCCTTGTACCTTACAGAGGTTGTCTTTTGCTACCCCTGTTTTGTACGTAAGCTACTGTTGCTAGGTATTAAAAATAGCCGAGTTGCAAACCCATGATTAGTAAATACATTGAAAGATTTGGcagttttcaaaatatctgAAAGTTTGGTTAAATCTAGCTTTGTTGTAGCTGCATAAGCAGAATTTCTAAAACAAGTTCTGCTTTTGAGTTGCATGTATTAAACAGGCATACAATTAACTAGCCAACTTCTTTTCAAGACCTTTTAAAGGTGGTGTCTTAAAAGCTGGCAAACATGTCAACTTTAAAATCTGATGAAGTTGCTAAATGTGGGAGGTGATAAAGTTATGTTCCTTTGATCTGTTCCTATGAGGTTTTGGacttttttcataaaatcagATTTATGTAACTGAATCTTTAAAACCATTTAGACAAGTGCTTTGTTGGTCAGACCTGTTTTTGGATGGTCTGGATCACATAACACATTTTTGTACTGGACTTGGAGGACATTGGCTGTTGCAATTTAGCTTGCTTTATCAAAATTGAGCCCATTTTGACACTTGGATCTCTAAAAACTGCAGCATGTAGAAACTGGTATCGTTATACATAAATCTTCACGCTTTCTCAGAAATGAATACAGAATAATCTTGTCTTCTGGTGTAGACACATGACACTAATCATTTATACAGCTGATGAGAAACTGAAACTGCTTTTGAGattttgtggtatttttgtGGTAGAAAAATTCTTGGCTTCTCCTTGGCAACCATTTACTGTGGCAGCAAGTTTTTGCTGGAGTTTGAGACTGCAATTTACACTTAAAACTAGTGGCCTGCTACATAACTGCACTTAGCCAGCATTTCTGCAGTTCATAACTGTGAGGAACGTAGTACCACAAATGGCAATGGACATTAGGACCCGGATGTAGTATTCCTGCTTGCTCCAAGATTCTCATTGCCGACTGCATACAGGTAGGTAACAAGCAATATAATATAACTTGGTGACTTTCTATGTAATCTTATACTGTGGGTATTCTGACATCACACTTCTGACTGTGGAATTACAGTGCAGCACTCTTGATACCTGTATGTTAAGCTTGCATCAAAGCTGCGTGGTTTTCGGTTTTAAGCTTTGTCTTGTTCAGAGTCAATAAGCAACTTACTGTGATTCTTAGATAAGTATTTTCAGACCCGATTCCTTTGTACATATGACTCGGCTTGTGTGGATTTTTCTTAGTTCCGATGTAACGAAGATATTCTTAGAATGAGCTCTGTGGGGAAGAGGGAATGTGATCTTACACTCACTTAACAAGTCAACTAGGTGCTATCGGTGCCTAGAAAAGGACTGTTTAAACTTTCTGTAGTGACAAAATGGCCCATCTGCAGCGCATCCCTTTGTAGAGTCTTGGCTCAGTAGGAAATGCATTAGCAATCGCTGTTCTAGCCTTGTGTGCACTATGTGATAGTCACTTAAAGCTTGCTAATACAGTCAGCTTTGAGACTGATGTGGAATATTTTTGAGGACATACAAATGAGTGCTTGAATGAATATCCCCGCGAGTAGTTTCATAGAGCTTATTGGACAtttcagttgtctttttttaatcttcgATTGACAAGCATAATACATTCCTCTGCCTTTAATTGACAGTGATGAGATTCTGTATTTCTGCCTTGTAGAGTCATCTTGGTAGTGTAATGctcaatttcatttttcatcagtCTTGGGGATGTAATTCTAAACTCTTCCATTACTAGAAATACTGAATGTAGTGTTTCAGGATTAACATGCTTACATTTCCAGACATCCAGACATGCTGATCTCCAGCTCTTTTGCATTAGCTCTTGAATTTTAAGGTCCCTTGTTTCAGCACATGATCTAGCTCTTGTCTGATACTCAGTTTATTTCAGAGGTGTTGTAATGTGTTTTCCCGCTTGTTCTGCAAAGTTCTGCTTTGCATACTTGTTTCTGGTATTGTCACATTTGGACCCTTCTGTGTTATCTTCCAGGCAAGACTCCTGCTGGTGAACAGGGTATCTGCTGGACGGCCTTGCCCTCTGCTGTAGCTATCTTCTCATGTTCCATTGAAAACTTGAAGTAGCAGCTGCACCTTAAGATCATAATAACAGGTCTTTGGTTACACCACAGTGAGTGTAGCCGAACTCTAGCTAGTCAAGCAGTGACACCACTTGTCACAAAGTCAGTTTGGCTTTTCGTGATGGCTTACTCTTACCTGTGACGAGAATTCAGTAGCAAAACTGATGGCAGTATGCGTACTGTCGTGTAGCAAAACTGAATTAATTAATCTTTAAACCAGCGCTCAGATCTGACTAGTTTTTCCAGTGTGCTCTGGATACTTGACCTGCAGGAATGTCGTGAAGGGGTTATTGGCACATCTGCCTCGTTCTACGTACTTGAACTAGCAGGTTTTTGACACTCTTGGAGCAAGCAATTTGTGACTGAACCATGGGTCTCATACCAGTTCTGACTGCAGTAATGAAACTTGGTGTGGTAGCTAACTTAAAAGCAAATAGTCATGTCTGCTCTAAGTCAGTCTGTAACAAGTGGGTACAAGTAATGACATTAAGTGCTTGCATTGTGTTTCATCTTGGGTTTTATCTGTGTTTGAAATACACTTTTTCTCAAAAGCTTATCTGAAGCTCAGAAGTGTGGTGTCAGAATACATATGCGTACCTGCTAGGCCCTCAGATCCAGATACTGGTGCTGTCAGGAGAGAGCACAGCATAGTGTGTATGGGGGCTTTACTGTAACATTAAGCATACAAAGTGTTGATTTGCTTGCAGTTTTCCCCATAGCTAAACACTGAGGCCTGTGAGTAGTTTTAGGACTTGAGCAGTAATGGGGTTGCATGTCTCTGTTAATCATTGCCAGCTGCAGTGACATGATCAGGAAGGCCAGTGTTTGTTCCATTATGTTAAATGAGGCTAAGCATGTTGGAAAGGATGCATAAAAAGTATGCTGTTCTGGGTAATTACTTGGCTTCTTCCACTACTAGCAAGTTTGGAATCAGCTAATtagcttcagatttttttttctctccatacCAGCTAGTGGGGCTGTTAAATAGCTGCttactggaaaaggaaaaaaagggaggatTGGCCTTCTCCCACCTCTGTCATTGCTGCTAGATAATGATTGACACGTTAGGACTTGGCTGTGCAATCCCGCAGTGGTCTGTGAATACCCCATCTCTATAAATGTTGCTTCTGAACACCAGTACTGAAGAGCTAACTGGGGAGGGTTGGGAGGAGTGTGGCTATAAGTGAATCTGGAGTGTTAAAAGGATGCACAAAGATATAGTATCCCTTATGCATGGTGTTTGTTGCTATGGCATAGAAAACAAAACGTGCATACTATACTTCTGCTCCTGAGGGCCATGATAAAACCCAGGTGGTGGGTTTGAGACTAAACTTGAACTTTGCCCTGCCTGGTCAGATCACATTGTGACCACAGTGTGATTTGCCTCCCAACTAGAGGTGTGCACAGAACCTTGTACTACATCCCTAGCTGCTGACCATTGCAGTTTGCCCTCAACTTAGCTATAGTAAAAGGGTGGGTCTTCAGAAGGGAAGAACCTGTTGCCGAGAATAAAAGCAGTAGACTGATAATGCTAACCTCTAGTGTCTTCCTTTGGCTTTTGAAGCACTTCTAGGACTATTGAACCTGAGGGCTGCTAGGAGTCAGGAACATGGCACTCCTTcatgaaggggaagaaagagggCATTGCTACAGGAGACAAACTAGGGTAAAATAGTTGAAGTAGCTTGACAAAATTGTTAATGCCTTCACATAAGGGATAGTATACCTCTGGCTGCAATCAAACTTCATTGTACTCAGACTGGTGATTTACGGTTTGTGCTCAGACAAGGTGCAGTTCTTCAGTCAACTACCTGCATATTCCTTCATCTCTTTACAAGTGTTTAGGCTAGCCTATTTTTGCCCCTTATTCTTCCACTTAATATTTTGGAATAATTTGTAAATTCCCCCTCATAACTAATCAGTCCATGTATCttaaaaccttatttttaaGTTAGTTTTGAAATGGTCAGAATTTTGTGTGTATTACTATAATAACTTCAGTTGTTATCCTTTAGGTGAAGATGAAAGCTGAGTGAAACCAGAGTGCTCATCCACAGGAAGTAAGCATAACTTCTAGTCTTGTTCTGAATGGGTGAAATAATAAAGGCTTCTGGACGCTTGATGTTCAGTCACTGACTGCCTTTGAATTGGTGAATATTGAGAAATTGGTACAAGTGAATACATGAAATGTGTAGGGTAGGACTTAGTACCTGCTGTCAAGCTGTGGGGTTAAGCACCCAGGCTCCATCTGGGCTTGGTATCTTGACAGCAGTGgttaaaaatacctttctaGACATGGGTTTGTACAAAAGATTTCAAAATCACTGTGGGTATAACTTCTGAATATTTCTCCAGTTCAGGAGCCGAGCATGAGCACATCCAACATGATGCCCAGTGATAGATGGAGGGACCAAGATAACAAGTGAACAAGTGAGTAGTTGGTGTCCTTATACTGCTCTCAGAGCTCGGTAGTCCATCACCCTGTGATGTATTATGTAGTTTCTGCCTGAAATTTGCCATTGATTAATCTCAATTCTATATAAAATTTCTGAATCTTTCTTTTGTAGACCCAAGGTATAACCATTGTTTGAGGCTTTTCAGCCCTGCAGGATCAAATAAACGCTGTCCTCTGAATGCTATAGGTGgtcaaatgagaaaaataaccaTTTCTACATTCAGGCTCCTGTGAATAGGGTGGGTGATTGTCAGCAAGGAAAAAGGGGAACAATAGAGCAGCTGCTTCTCAAATGTTACCCAACTAAAAGTTGTTAAAAAGCTACTTTCCTGAAATACTTTAATGAACATTGAACTTTCAAAATAACCTGGAATATAAATTAGCACATACAAGAGCACAAGCAGATAGCGATTTAGGGAAATAAATTAACTTGGAGAGCTGGAATTAATGAAATTTTCCCTCTAATTTACCACTTAAACTACAAGGGGGAACTTCAGATATTTAAAATCTTGTGTGAGGAGGAACATGGAAAGTGCCTTAACTCACAGGTGATGGGTGAGTAATGGCTTAGATATGCCATGACTGAACCTGTAAGATGTGAAGCCAGTGAGATTCAATCGGTGAATTCCTATTGAATCGTGTGTGGTTTGTCACCGCTGCTCTTGTTTCTAGGGTAGTAAAACACAAAGCCATTTCAGATCTTTGAAATTTATGAAGTAGATGAAAATGTGAATGCTGCTCGTTTCATCTCGAGTCTGATGTGAGAACATGTGATCCTAGAGAACATATGACAGGTGCACGGCCTGTTGCAATGCACCGATTCCCTTTCTGTGTCATTATGTGTGATTTCTGCTGGTGTTTTTAATGTTCTTGCTAACTACGTGCTTTGCACTTGCAGAAGAAGAAGAATGCAGTGAAGAGGAGCCTGGaacataacatttttaaaaataaaatatttaaatttttttataaatgacTTCTGTTTTGTTCCAGAGTGTATTCAGTGAGTAAGCGATCTGTTCAGCATAATGTGGTATGGATGAATTTGAGAAACACTGCCACAAATGAGGCTGTAGACAGGGACACAGAATATGCTTGGAGTGCTGGAGGGAGAAGGGCTTGGGTCGTTGCGTCCTGCTCTACACTGTCTCAAGCACATGGAAGATAACTACTCATAACCAGTAAAAAACCTGACAAATACATAATACAGTATCTTTGCCTGCTGGGATTGTGCTGTGGGCTTCCTCTTGTAGTTAAAATGCTCCAGTTTTCAGGCTGGCTGTATTCCTGAGCAATGTGCAGCCATAGGTGCTCTTGCTAAATGActaccttaatttttttttccttttttataaatTACACTTGCACCTAAGGCACTTTAAGTAGTTGCTGGTGGTTTCACCTGTTCTTCCCCCATCTTGAGTCCTGTGTACTGCTGTGTTTTTTAGATCAtagaattttaaatgtttacatGTGCCTGATTGgtttttaatagttttcttGGTGATGACCCACCACAGTAATTAAGCCTGAGGTGCCTAAGTTCGAGTTCTTCAGAAGCCAGGAAAGTGAAAAATTACCATGGTTCGTGTTGCTTCATTAGAGTCTCTGgacagctgtgctgtgcacaTATGTAGTTCATGCTGtcatttattaaatataatCCTTTGTTTAAATATCAAGTAGTTTAATGTGTTAAAATACATCAGCAGTAGTCTCTGTTCATACAGCTGTGTTGTAACAAGGTTTTCCCCTACAGCGGCGTCAAGAGTCATGAACATTTGGCTGGGAGCTGCCTTGCCAGACTAGAAAGATCAAAATAAATCGGATTTAATGTGGCAAAGTCATATGAAATACTTGAGACGTGTCTGGGTGTCCAGTGGTGCTGGCTGGAACACCACTCGCCCGTGCTTTAAATCCTGGCCAGGAATGTGTGTTGCTTTGGCCAAAATGCAGTTTGTTTACTTCCCTGGGAAAGTTCTGTTAACAAAACAGAGTAAGGCTGGTCAGAACTGCTGTAGCAGTTTCTGATGTACATTTCTGATGTTGACTCAATTATTTTACAGCAGTAAGGGCAGATAAGCTGCGCCGGTGCCAACCCTGATGCCCCTGGTGTGGTGGGGTTGGCCAGAgaagagcagctgctgtttggggggggggggggtcaggccTGTGGCCTCACCCCTGTCCTGAGTGTCACTGGGGCttgggtggagggaagggaccccagcagccagctgcagtggggtgggggggggttcACAGTGGCTGAGCAGGTTTACAATGGAGAAGGTTGGTGCTGCATTAAAAGCTTCTGAGTGCTGCTGTTCACTGTCTTGTGCAATCAAGCAATTGGGTACAGGGTAATCTGAGGTATTTCACTCTCTGATTTGACTTCTTTGTGGTATTGTCCGGGGTCTGAAAAGGCTTCAGCAAGAAGAGGTTTTGTGGTTTCTCAATAGCCGCACTGCAAGGGGCTGGGTTTCGATGTCTTTGTCTCCACAGCTATTGCAGgcttatgcagcctttttttccctcaaattcTGTTATTTTCCAGTAACTTGTCCcagtttcttttccattgtTGCAGCATGGGCTGCTTCCTATGTGAAACTGTTCCAGCCTGAATGTGAGTCCAGCATTCAACCAATGTGCTGAACTTCACCTCCTACAACTCCCTTTATAAGCCaactgtgttttgctttctgtattgAGATGGGATGTGTTTTGGAGGATGGCAAAAAGCCCCCTCAGCTGTTCTCATCACCTGGTAGAGGACTGGCAAGGAGGTTTTTCCTCCAATGGCTGGGCACCATGCCAGCGGGTTGTCCTCTAGCTGGCAAAGCTGATCACCTGGTTCTACCAAATGTTCCATTGCTCTGAGTAGCtcctataattaaaaaaaaaataaatcagagactgagggcaggcaggaggtcCCATGTGTATGGTGTTAGAGTCCCATCCCACCCAGGCAGCAGCGTTTATCTGCCATCATGTCCTTCTGCCATGGGGGCTTCTctgagctgtgctgctctgccaggGCTTGGGAACGGTGTGGGGGCTGTGACCCCCCACCCAGGCAGGATGGTGACCGGGTGCCCCATCAGTGGTGCTGgggcagccctgggcttggCCCCGGCCACCTGGGAAGAGCAAACACTCACTGAAATGGTTTCACAAtgtttgcacaaaaaaaaaagcaacctttGTCCTGGCCATGAGCGGGCTCTGCTCTGCGGCGGGGGCGAAACCCCGCTATCGGAGAagggagctgctgctttctAAGCTGAAGGAGGATGATTTCTGCAGGTGGGTGTCTCCCTGGCTCGCTTGAACATCAAACCTGGGAGCAGTGACAAATGGTTCCTGCGGTAACGCCAGCGCGCTGAAGCCACAACCCAGCGCTGCGGGTGTGAGGGTGCCAAGCTGCTGCAATCCATTGCTCAGGATGggagttgtttttgtttttgttttttaaatactttttcccCCGAGGGGCTTTCTGGGACAAGAAGGGCTGGAGCCTGCCCTGGCCTGTTGCTGTTTATCATCCCTCAGCTTGCAAGACGGAGCAGGGAGAAGCTCCAAATCCTCGTGAGCAGCTCCTTGGCTGTGCTCGCTGCGGCTTCTCCCGGCAGAGCCGGGGAACGATGTGCTGCCAAGAGTAAAAATAGTGCCGCCACCGCCGCGCCGCCGTAAAGCCAAGCGGCCGCAGCAGCCCCTGCAAGGCGGCAACACAGGGCCACCACGGCTGCTCCGGGGTCAGtgctggcccaggccgaccgTGCCCTCCATGCCATGCGGTGCTTCCCGGTGCCCGTAAAATAGTTCCTCCTCTTTCGTGATTTattggcattaaaaaaatatttccacttgAACCACGCTAACACCAGTGCCCCCGCGGCTCCCCTGGGCCCTGGCTCTTGCCCATCCATGGCTGCCTTTTCCAGGAGCCTCGGTGCGTGCCAGCGGCCGAGACACGACGCGAGCGGCGCAGGCGGTGACGCAGGCCCCGGGGATGGCGGCAGCCGCTTCCTTCACCCCAACCAGGCCTCCCTGGTGCCAGAAGAAAATCCTTGCTGCAGCTGCCTCGTTAACCAGCTCGCTGCCTGACCCCGCAGAGCTGCGGGCAGGCCTGCCggcatccctgcctgccccacttgCCCTGAGCCAGCGGCCATTTGCGGGTGCTGGCGTGGAGCTCGACGCGCCCACGGCACCCACAAACCCGCAGCTgcgggtttggggtttgttttggggtttttttttccactttttaattttttttttttttccactcgGCTCTGGTTTGGTGGGAAGATGCTGcggggtttgtttggggttttttttttccattttaattttttttttttttttcactcggCTCTGGTTTGGtgggaagatgctgctggccgggggggggggataacAGCTTCGGAGGGGTGAAGCTGCAGATTTAagcaccccctgccccagcagcaccccacGGCTGGGCGGGGGGTCCCTGCCCCTGCCTACCCCAGCCAGGACGGGCCGGGGAGGGCACGGACCAGCCCCCGGAGCAGCCCCGTTCCGTCCCGAGCCGTGCCGATCCGCCGCtggccccgcccgccgccggccccgcccgtCCCCGCCATGGCGGCGCCGTTCACCGCCCTCCGCGTCCTGCTCGGGCTCTTCTTCCTCCTGACGGGCGCCCTGAAACTCTCGGACCAGCTCTCGGCCGACCTGCACCGGCACATGGTGAGCGCGGCTGCGGTGGgtcggcgggggggggctgcggctgGTACGGGGaacgggggggggcaggagcgaGCCTTTGGggtgcagggctgagccctTGGCGGGGGGGAGCAGGTTGGGGTGCTGGGCTGAGCCCCTTGGGGTGCAGGGCAGAGCCTTtctggggaaggggctgagccccttggggtgctggggcacggggctgagcccttttttggggggggtgtgagCAGGTTGGGGTGCTGGATGCGGGGCAGAGCCCTTTGGGATGAGCAAGCCTGAGCCCCTTGGGGTGCAGGGTAGAGCCTTTCCAGGAAAATCCCcagattttatttatataaaaatggaCCCTGAGCCcattggggtgctggggtgcgGGGCTGAGCCCTTTTGGGGAGTGAGCAGGTTGGGATGCTGCATGCAGGGCAGAGCCCTTCGGGGTGAGCAAGCCCCTTGGGGTGCAGGGCAGAGCCTTtctggggaaggggctgagcCCGTTGGGGCACAGGGCTGAGCCGAGCAGACCCCGCCGGAGGgcctgtgccccccagcccagggctcagggcagctccgctcccctcccgcccTTCCCAGAAGTCGCAGTTTGTGCGGTTCGCCGACGTCTTTCCCCTGAAGGAATTCGGGTTTGCCCCCGAGCCGGGCCGGTACCTGGAGGTGGTGGGCTGGGTGGAGGTGGTGACCGGGCTGCTGCTGGCGTTCGggccccagctcctgcaggagatcAGCAACTTCATCCTCAGCGTCATCATGATCGGTGAGAGCCAACGGGCGCCCGCCGCCCTGCGCGGGGTCTCGGGGGACCCTCGGGCAAGGACCCCGGTTCCCACACTCTGCTCCTCGCCCAGGTGCCATCTACACGCTGCTGGTGCTGCGGGAGCCCCTGGCCATGTGCGCCCCCGCCACCCTCTGCCTCggcctcctcctgctgctcaaCATCCGTGGGCACGCGGACCCCCCCAAGCCCAAGTTCGAGTGACCGGAGGTGGGAAGGGTGGACGGCTCGGCCGGCGGGGAGCAATGCCCTTACGGTATTTTCGGGGACGGCATCGCATCCTGCGAGGTAAATTGCTGCTGGTGCACAGTGTGTCCTCTCCTGCCGCTGCCAAGGACAGTCGTGCTGGTTGTCCCCACACTGCAGGATCCGGGCTGGTGCTGTGGGACGGTGGCCGTGGCACCGCCACCGCTCCGGCAGCTCTGTTGCTAAACTCGCACAAAGTGTCCGGCTCTTCCCAGCATTCGGCCAcgctgggctggggctggctctgctctccttggggCTTTCATATTTTGGAATAAAGcctcttgtttttcattttttgcctCCCCTCTTTATTTCTGCCTCCCCCCATGCTGAGCCACAGGGGAGCTGAGGGGACGTCCTGGGGCTGGAGGTCCTGGTTGCCTGGAGCAGTGCCCGGGGACAAGGtctggggacaggcaggagcCGGTGGCAGCTGGCGCAGAGGCAGACAGCCGGTGGGGAGAGCCCCATGCAggcgggacccccccggccgccCGGAGACACCCAGCAATGTGCCACGCCACTTGCTGCAGATCCAGAGGGGGTGACAGCATGACCCTCCAAACCCTGTGCCCGGGCAGGCACGTGCTTTTTGGGGATCTTGCTCCAGTTGGGCCCTGCACCCACAGGGACCCCTCCGCCACCTCGGATGGACAGGGTCAACGCGGTCCACGCAGGATGAACCCCAAAACCACGTTTGAACCCGGTGCGTCTCCCAGCAAGGCAGCTGGGATGGCTGTGGGGGTAGACTGGCTGTCTTGGGATGAGCAGAGGAGGTACAACACCCCCATACCCCCAGCGGGACCTGAACCACCTTGGGCTGGCACCTTTGGTGTCCCAAAGGAATATCCACAAATTGCAGGACCATGCAAAGCAGCGAGTCGGATGCTCAGagagcctgggggggggcagagtgCTGCTCCCCCTAAATCCAGCTTTGAAGCCAACAAAAGCACTAAGAGCCGGGAGGAGGCAGATTCCAGCTTTGATCCCTTTCAGGGCATCCctctttttccccagctgctgggtgcGGAAACTTGACCCTCCGCCACTTTCATCCCA from Haliaeetus albicilla chromosome 16, bHalAlb1.1, whole genome shotgun sequence carries:
- the TMEM35B gene encoding transmembrane protein 35B, translating into MAAPFTALRVLLGLFFLLTGALKLSDQLSADLHRHMKSQFVRFADVFPLKEFGFAPEPGRYLEVVGWVEVVTGLLLAFGPQLLQEISNFILSVIMIGAIYTLLVLREPLAMCAPATLCLGLLLLLNIRGHADPPKPKFE